A DNA window from Solanum lycopersicum chromosome 3, SLM_r2.1 contains the following coding sequences:
- the LOC101244562 gene encoding kunitz trypsin inhibitor 5-like, translating to MIKIGQSLILWKAKKQTTVSRSSAEAEYRSLASTVSKLVWLLGLLKEVGTKIQIPVHIYSDSKAAIQIAANPVYHERTKHIEIDCHFIREKLQKGLIKVEYISNKEQPADTISPLIKTTLIMKILLLSCFLYFTLFQTIKSEPVLDTNNEQVRPGYTYYILPAASAGSGGGLTLAKGENGSCPLDVFQARNSQSLGIPLKFLMVNSSAGLVIDENEDINIKFAAQRYVSICNVSTVWKIEDGIVTTGGIKGGSENGTSTSLFTIQKYEDAYALQYCPRATGCSFICPRLLCGYIGILTAENGSRHLAVNRPVFKIVFRKA from the exons ATGATTAAGATTGGACAATCCTTAATATTATGGAAGGCAAAGAAGCAAACAACAGTGTCAAGAAGCTcagctgaagctgagtatagaAGTCTGGCTTCAACTGTCTCAAAATTGGTGTGGCTGCTGGGATTGTTGAAAGAAGTAGGCACTAAGATTCAAATACCAGTTCATATATATAGTGATAGTAAGGCTGCTATTCAGATAGCTGCTAATCCAGTTTATCATGAAAGGACCAAGCACATTGAAATTGATTGTCATTTCATAAGAGAAAAACTACAAAAGGGGCTGATTAAAGTTGAATATATTTCTAACAAGGAACAACCAGCTGAT ACAATTTCCccattaataaaaacaacactAATTATGAAGATTTTATTACTTTCTTGCTTCCTCTACTTTACCTTATTTCAAACAATAAAATCCGAACCGGTTCTCGATACTAATAATGAACAAGTCCGTCCGGGGTACACCTACTACATATTGCCCGCGGCCTCCGCGGGCAGTGGTGGTGGCCTAACGCTAGCCAAAGGCGAAAACGGGAGCTGCCCCCTCGATGTTTTTCAAGCCCGAAATTCTCAAAGTTTAGGCATCCCGTTGAAATTCTTGATGGTGAATTCTAGCGCGGGTTTAGTAATCGATGAAAATgaagacataaatataaaattcgcAGCGCAGAGGTACGTATCGATTTGTAATGTATCGACTGTTTGGAAAATTGAAGATGGGATTGTGACTACTGGTGGAATTAAGGGTGGATCGGAAAATGGCACGTCTACGAGTTTATTTACGATTCAGAAATATGAAGATGCTTATGCTTTACAATATTGTCCTAGAGCTACAGGGTGTTCTTTTATTTGTCCAAGATTGCTGTGTGGGTATATTGGTATTTTAACAGCGGAAAATGGATCGAGGCATTTGGCTGTGAACCGGCCGGTTTTCAAGATTGTGTTCAGGAaggcataa